GGGAAACTTCTCACCAAGAAGTGCTTCTGAAACCAATTGCGATAGTGTTTCTGTGGAATCCATCAAAGAGTGTGCCATTGTAAAATGAGTTAAATTCAAGGTGAAACCTCCACTAACATTCATATCGAAATGTAGTGGAGGCAGTTGGATCTCGTGTTTAAACGAGGGCTGGTTCAACCGAAATGATATCAATGATTTTGTTCATGATCGACATCAAATCATAATCTTTTGGAGTAAAGATTTCACGGATTCCCATTTTTTTCAGTTCTTCAAAATCGGATTCTGGGATGATCCCACCAATCACAACTGGGATGTTTGCTTTGTAGTGAGCAAGTTCATCAAATAGTTGTTTTGCGATTTCTTTATGGGAACCAGAAAGAATGGAAAGTCCAATCACATTTGCATTTTCTTCCACCGCAGATTGTACGATTTCCTCTGGAGAAAGTCGGATTCCGGAATAAATCACATCAAACCCACTGTGTTTTGCTGATACTGCAATCATCTCAGCTCCATTGGAGTGGCCATCAAGTCCCGGTTTTCCTACAACAATTTTTGGTCTATGGCCATGGGCTTTTGTGAAGGCATCCACTTTCCCGCGAACAGTTGCTACTTTATCATCAGAGAGGAAAAGTTTTTGTCCGTCTACACCTGTTGGTGGGTTATATTCGCCATACACTTCGCGAAGAGCATCTGCCCATTCTCCTGTTGTCACAAGTGCTTTTGCACATGCAATGGAGTATGGCATAAGATTTTTTCCATCTTTTGCTGCTTGTTTGAGTTCCTCTAAAGATTTTTTAGCGAGTTCTGCATTCCGACGTGTTTTTGCTTCTGCCAATACACCTAATGTTTGTTCAGCGGATTTAGGATCAACTTTGAAAATACCACCGTCAGAGTCAGTCATAAGTGGTGATTTGATCCCGTCAGTCCATTTGTTTTTACCAACAATCACAAGTTCATTGGAATTGATTTTGGAAAGCCTTTCGGTTTGTGATTTCACGAGTTGTGATTTCATATAACCATTTTCAATGGCAACAAGAGCTCCACCCATATCGAGAATTTTTTGGATTTCCAATTTGGCTTGTTCTTTCAGGGCTTTTACTTTTGATTCAATGACTTTTGATCCTTCAAAAATATCTGGGTATTCTAAAAGATCGGTTTCATATGCTAATACTTGTTGCAAACGAAGTGACCATTGTTGGTCCCAAGGTCTTGGAAGCGAAAGGGCTTCATTCCATGCTGGTAATTGTAAAGCACGGCATCTTGCGTTACGAGATAAAGTTACACCCAATGCCTCGATGAGGATTCTCCATGCATTGTTTTCTGGTTGTTCTTCTGTGAGACCAAGTGAATTTACTTGTACTCCATAACGGAACACTCTGTACTTTGCATTTTTGACACCGTAACGTTCTTTTGTGATTTCTTCCCACATTTCTGTGAACGCACGCATTTTGCACATCTCTTCTACAAAACGAATCCCAGCGTTGACAAAGAAGGAAATCCTTCCCACACACTGTTCGAATTCATCTTCTGTGAAACAGTTTCTTTCTTTGATGGCATCTAACACAGCAATCGCTGTTGCAAGAGCAAAGGAAAGTTCTTGTACAGGTGTTGCACCCGCTTCTTGTAAGTGATAAGAACAGATGTTAGAAGGGTTCCACTTTGGAATATTGTGCAGACAATATTCATACATATCCACGATGATTTTCATCGAGTCTTTTGGTGGATAAATGTATGTTCCTCGTGCCAGATATTCTTTGATGAGATCGTTTTGAGTGGTTCCGTTCAGTTTTTCGAGGGGGACTCCACGTTCTTCCGCAAGTGCCACATAAAGTGACAAGAGCCACATAGAGGTTCCATTGATGGTCATCGATGTGTTCATCTCTTCGATTGGGATCTGGTCAAATAAAATGCGGAAATCTTCAAGTGAGTTGATAGGAACTCCCACTTTTCCGATTTCAGGCCTTGAGACTTCGTGGTCGGAGCTATAACCACACTGAGTGGGTAGATCAAATGCAATGGAAAGCCCTGTTTGGCCTTTAGAAAGGTTCTTTCTGTACAACTCATTGGAGGCTTTTGCGTTGGTGTGCCCTGCATAGGTCCTAAAAATCCATGGTTTGTCAGGTTTTCCCTGTCCATTCTCGTCAACGAGAAGGTAATCTTTTTTTTCGGCGGACATTCTTTGCCTCGTTTTATAATTTCTATGTATAATTGAAAATCTTCTGGAATATTTTCACCTAAAAATTTATACAGGACTAGGCAATTTAAGCCTTTTCCAAGATGCGCGAACCTAAACCTTTTTCACCAATTCCATTCATTTTTAGCATCTTACTCTTAAGTTTGGGTTATGCGTTGTTCTCATATTTTAGACCATTCCCAACGACAGAAACAGAATGGGAATTTTTGGCAAATGCCAAAGCTGCAACGGAGGAGGGGGGACTCATTTCTGCAAGAGAACCACTTGCTTTTTGGTTTGTAGTCACTTGGAAAAAAATCTTTGGTAGCAATTACATTCCATCCTTCATTGCGTTAGCTGGTTTATTTTATAGTTTGTTTTTACATTTCTTTTTGTTGTTACTCAGAAATGTAGAATGGAAACGAAATCACTATTTTGTGGTTTATCTTGCTGCCTTTTTACCGTTTTCCTACGGATTCCCCACTTCCTATTTCACGGAAACACTTTGTTTGGTATTTTTGTTACTCGTCTTTTTGACATTTCGATTAGAGAAGATGACAGACTTACTGATTTTTCCAACATTCACTCTTCTTGCATTTTTCTCTAGTTTTATCATGTTCTATTTGGGTTTCACATTCTTTGTGATTTTCACAGGGATTCGTGGTTCGAGAAAAGCAGCACAAAAAACATCAGTTTTTTATAAGAAAAAAAATGTTCCGTTTTTATTTTTACTTGGGTACTTAGCTTTTTTTGTCATCTCACTTATCTTTTTCTCTTACTCCAATTTTTTTGGAGAAAAATCGATCAGTTTTCTTTTCAAAACTTGGTACCAAATAGCATTGATGATATTACTTCCTATGTTAACCATTGGGATTGGACATATATTATTAAAAACAGAAAAAGAACTGAATACAATTACAGCCTCTGTTGTCTTAGGCATTTCAATCCTTGTTTCCGTGTATTTTATCTTTAAGGATTTGCGTTCTTCTGCCAAAGAACCTTGGGATACACAAACCAAAAATTTAACCAAATCATTTGGTCAGGCACTTGTACTCAAATCAGATCCTATATATTTACCAAAAGAGTTTTCCTTTGCTTTGTATTTCCAAACAGGTACCAAAACAAAATATTTAAAAGAAACAGTGATTCCTGATAAATCCTTTTTGTATGTAGAAGGGATATGGAACCAAGACATCCAATTGGTGCAAAAATCTGGATTGTTCCGAAAATCGAATCGGTCGATTGGAATAGTTCCATTGAGTGAAGACGATGTCCTCATCCAAAAAACTACCTTCGATAAAATTAAAAATGAAAAAAACCTAAGTTTTATCTCTAAGAAGATAGAAGAATCCTTTACGAATGTTCCCGCAAAGCGCCCGTTTGACGAATATACGGCAGGATTACAAAAAAAGTTTGGTTATTTGAGTTTTTACTAAATCTTAAGAACTAAAGTCTTTATAAAAACGTTTCACTTTAGAAACATATTGTTTTGTTTCCTCATATGGTGGAATACCTTTGTATCGTTTCACAGCACCAGGACCTGCATTGTAAGCGGCAATTGCCTTTTCTGGATCCTTAAATTCTTTCATTAGACCTTTTAAGAATTTTACACCACCAGTGATGTTTTCTTCTGGATCAAAAGGGTCCTTTACACCCAAACTTTCTGCTGTCTCAGGCATTAGTTGCATGAGACCCATTGCCCCTTTGGGAGAAACCGCATTCGTTTTAAATCCAGATTCTGCCTTCACCATTGCCTTTACTAAATTTGGATCCATCCCTTGTGCTTCAGCTATGGATTCGATGGTACCAATGAGATCCCCTGTTTGTTTGGCTCCACGAGAGAGAGAAGGCTCTAAGGATTTTCCTGTCTCAGGAAAAGGAAGTTGGATGGAATCGTTTGAAACGGGATTTGTTCCACTTGTTTGTTTTGCCCCATTTTGTTTGTTCCATTCCTTTTCTAACAGTTCAGGGAAGGAGACAAGGGTACTAGGGTTCTTTGCCAATTGGGACAAAGATTCCATTCGGCCAAGGACAGACGAAACAGACGGGATATCAGTGAGTTTCACACCATTCCCTTCGGTCGAAATTTGGAAAACTGAAGTAAAAAATTATGTCTCTTACTGAATTTTGGAAGTTTGGATTTGGTGGAGGTCTTTTGGGCCAAGAGGTTTTACAAGGTAACCTTTCACATTGGGGAAGGACAAACTTTTGGATTGGTCGGAAGGATCAATGGAAGAAGTGAGAATGTAAATCGGGATTTGTGAGATGGGTGTGATCGTTTGGATTGTAT
This window of the Leptospira limi genome carries:
- a CDS encoding protein meaA, which encodes MSAEKKDYLLVDENGQGKPDKPWIFRTYAGHTNAKASNELYRKNLSKGQTGLSIAFDLPTQCGYSSDHEVSRPEIGKVGVPINSLEDFRILFDQIPIEEMNTSMTINGTSMWLLSLYVALAEERGVPLEKLNGTTQNDLIKEYLARGTYIYPPKDSMKIIVDMYEYCLHNIPKWNPSNICSYHLQEAGATPVQELSFALATAIAVLDAIKERNCFTEDEFEQCVGRISFFVNAGIRFVEEMCKMRAFTEMWEEITKERYGVKNAKYRVFRYGVQVNSLGLTEEQPENNAWRILIEALGVTLSRNARCRALQLPAWNEALSLPRPWDQQWSLRLQQVLAYETDLLEYPDIFEGSKVIESKVKALKEQAKLEIQKILDMGGALVAIENGYMKSQLVKSQTERLSKINSNELVIVGKNKWTDGIKSPLMTDSDGGIFKVDPKSAEQTLGVLAEAKTRRNAELAKKSLEELKQAAKDGKNLMPYSIACAKALVTTGEWADALREVYGEYNPPTGVDGQKLFLSDDKVATVRGKVDAFTKAHGHRPKIVVGKPGLDGHSNGAEMIAVSAKHSGFDVIYSGIRLSPEEIVQSAVEENANVIGLSILSGSHKEIAKQLFDELAHYKANIPVVIGGIIPESDFEELKKMGIREIFTPKDYDLMSIMNKIIDIISVEPALV
- a CDS encoding lytic transglycosylase domain-containing protein, producing the protein MKLTDIPSVSSVLGRMESLSQLAKNPSTLVSFPELLEKEWNKQNGAKQTSGTNPVSNDSIQLPFPETGKSLEPSLSRGAKQTGDLIGTIESIAEAQGMDPNLVKAMVKAESGFKTNAVSPKGAMGLMQLMPETAESLGVKDPFDPEENITGGVKFLKGLMKEFKDPEKAIAAYNAGPGAVKRYKGIPPYEETKQYVSKVKRFYKDFSS